DNA from Bos indicus isolate NIAB-ARS_2022 breed Sahiwal x Tharparkar chromosome 15, NIAB-ARS_B.indTharparkar_mat_pri_1.0, whole genome shotgun sequence:
AGGTTCCCTAGCCCTTGACTCTAAGCAGGTGCTACCTTTTGggatatttatttgaaatattagtACTTTGGTACTGTTGCAGATGTTCCATGGTGCATATTTTTAACATTGAGATTAAGGGCCCAAGTAGGGAAGAACAGTCTATAATTACTACCTCTTAACCTAAAGCAATTGTTTTCTTCTTGGTGTAAGTGAAATCTTTGTGGGAAGGAGTTTTCAGCTCCTGGGTTTGTTTTTTAGCATTGTTTCTGTGCTCTAAAAGTTTTGATTCTAAGCACAGACTCAGGAAGATGGGCCAGTGGAACCAGGCTTCTCCAGGAAGTTGATTCTGTTTAGGTCTTGACTTTCTCTTCGTCTCATACTAGCAGGCCTCTTTCCCAGTGCACACACATCTTGCctgttttgctttttgccatGTTTACCTTTTCTTGGTCATGTATAAGCAATAAAGCTGTTTCCTGTTTTCACCTTTCTCAACCCCAAATTCTCTCTGATGCCTTAGGCTAAGGCTTTTGATGGTTCTTCCCACCCCCTTAAATATGGCTTAGGATGGCTCTTCAAAACCTAAGATCTCTCATTTGCACTACTAATGGCCTTGGAACATACTTATTTGTAATGTTCCTACCAATCAGAGATCTATATATTAAATCCTAAAATGggatttaaaaaagagagttgaagaattcacatttattgaataaactGTTGTGATACAAGATGGAATTTCTGAATTCCCaataaataaatttcactttttgAACATCTGATCTGTTCCTTTTTAGCACCAACGGGCTTGGTAGCTGCCTGAAGCCAACCCGACAGACTGGCCGCCTTCCCCCGCAGGCCCTTCAGGCTGCTTAATCAGTCCTTGGCTGCTGCTGTTACTCTTCCAGGGGTGGCTTACTGCCCTCCTCTCTGTACGATCTGCGCAAACCGACTGGTGATAGCAAGAGTAGTGTCAATGAAGCGGTCCACACAGCTAGAGAGACAATTTTCAGTACGAGAGTCTAAGCGATTCCCTGGCTTCTCCACACATTTATCCCAACATAGCTCCATGAAGTGATGCAcctaagaggaaagaaaaacagtaaccACTTGGGGTCTGCTGACAGGCCTTACCtatgaatttccttcccatttttctcattttctgtcacctGACTGAACCATTCTTTGACTCTTTGCTCACTTCCTAATTTGTCACCAATACAGTCCAACTCCTCATTCCTACCCTGCAACAATACTTTCATCCTCTCCTTGTCTATTTTTCTCCTTAGTAACTGAAAAATAGGTACTTTCGACCAAGTCACCCCAGTGCTGGCCTAATGCATCAGTTTCTTTGTCAGCCACTCAGGGCACTCCCTTATTTAACACCCAACCAATGTGTTTCAATGAGGTAGGTCCATACATAGCATACTTAATTTGGCCCTCAACACTCCTCCCTAAAggtttttccagtttattatcACCTCCTTGAGAGCACGATTATTTTCTGCGTCACCTCCTTAATCAGATTGTAAAACTGCAGGCAGGATTGATACCTTCTTTATTTCCAAACTGACACCAGTGTAAGCTGGGAAAGCTATGGTACCAATTAATTCCCCCAAACCACTGCACTCCTCTCATTCTAAGCCTATTCCTTAGCAGTTCTTAAGTCGTTAACCTTTTGGGGGGTCAGGGATATATGTGAGAATCCAATGAAGGTTATGGACCCAATCTACAGAAAAATGCACACAGAAGCACAGAAAATGTGTGCGCTTTCAAAATGTTCAGGACCCAAAGATTTCCAACCAGGGTTCTTGCCACTTATCTTCCGCGAGCCCTCCCATTCCCACCACCTCCACTGCCCGCAAAAGCGGGGAATAACCATTTACCAAGGGCTTAGCTATTTCGGGAGGCTGGGGTACTAAGTAGTTAAGTCAATTCTTTTTGCGGTCCTAAAGGATGACTGTGACCTCCATTTAAGAGGCAGGGTAAGTAATACGTCCAAAATCATGCAGCTAGTAAAGGTCAAAGCCGGGGCTGGAACTATGCTCCGAAGCTCTTGTTCTACCTAAGTCTACACTGACTACTTCAGCCCACTTTTATCCAATGATGCTCTACTACTCTACCGTTTTCAAATACATTGCATATGATCCTCGACATCCTGTGAGGCAGCAGGCGACTGTGAAACCAAGACCTACGGTGGATGGGTATTTTGTTTAGGGGCACGTGGCCTGTAAGGGACAGAGCAGTATGAGAAGCTGGGTCCTCCCAATGCCAGCCTAGAGAGCTCGCCACCAAACTAGGCTTCCGTGCACTTGCGTCACCCGAACCTTTTTGCTTCGCTTTACACTTTCTCTTTCCCCTACGCTAGGCTCACAGGGCACCTGAGCATTGCAGGTAACCAGCGGCAGAAGTGACTCGTTTCTTTAGTGAGCAGAACCACGCGCAGCAAGCACGGAGCGGCTGGCGGCCGCCCCACGCCGCCAGCGTTCAGAGCTCCGCGAGTGCCTGGGACTTGTACTTCACCCTCCTTTCTCTTCACACTAGTCCATATCCCCGCACCTGTGCAGTGAACTGCGCTTTCTGCTGTTCGGCCGCCACCAGGCGTTGCAACTCGGCTTCATCCGCCTCACCCAGCTCCGCCATCTTCCGTGTCCAGTTACCGACCTTCCGAAGAGTTATCTGCGCATGTGCGGCGGGTCCGCGCCAACCCCAACTTCCGGTTCACGCGGCCTTTTCCGTTTCCATGTTTTCTTCCTTGTCGCGGGCGGATGTTGTCGAATGACTGCTTCCGGGTTGCTGATTGACCTTGAACCTTCCGGAGCGACATGGCGGCTCTCTGGAGGCTAAGTGTCCTCTGCGGCGCCAGAGAAGGGCGAGGTGAGGGCAGCCGGAGGTTCTCAGCACAACCTCCAGCCGGGGAAAGGGATGCGGTTAGGATTCGTCTGCTGGGCGGTGAGACCTTTTGAACAGGGGTGTCCCTCCTTTCCTTTGGCACAGCATGACCAGCGTTGTCTTAGGGTCCAGATGTCCACCCGAGTGCATATTTCCCCTCCTCTGGGCTGACGTGGTGATGGGGTAGTCTGAAAGTTATAGTCCTGCTGCGGCTGTGTTCACGAGTTCTCTTTTTCTCCGCATTCCCTGTTTTTGGAATGTTCCCACCCTGAATCAGAAAAGAGTGTCAGTGTCTTAAGTCCCAATTTACGTATTGGTCGTTTCCCTTGGAGTTCAGTTCGATAATCATCGAGGGGGCATTTGTGTTATACAAGGTACTGTAGTATGATTGGGTTAAAAATGTGAGAAAGCGTAGTTCCAATTCTTAAAGAGTTTCCATTTTTATAGGAAAAACATATAAGCATaatatgacagaaagcaaaaactACAGCACAGTATCTAAGTTGTATGCCAATCCAGAAAACTATACTAGCTCTGTGTTTTGGAAGGATTATCCTGTCTCACTTCCTGAAGGAGCTGTGCCCGATTTGAGTCTTGAGGGTAGGGAAGGCCACAGGAAGAAGGGCATTACAGTTAGAGGTAGTGGGATGAGCAGAAGCAATGATGAAAGGCATAGAAGCTGCTTGTTGTGAGAGAAAACAAATCGGATATTAGAACATGAAGCTCAAGGTGAGGAATGAGATGGTTCTGGAAAAGTAAACTGAAATCAAATCTCAGAAAAATTTGTCTTGATGTGGAGTATGCATTTTTCTTTGTGTGAAGGGGAGCCAGTGAAAGATTTGACATAGATTTGCAGTTAGATTGACCACCTTGGTAACTGTTTGATATTATAGATGGCCATCATGGGAGATGGGACAAGCCAAGACATAAGTTAGGAGATGAATTGAGACACTTATTGTAGTAGTCTAGGCAAGCATGGTGAGGTCCTGAACTTGGAAAGTAGTACGTAAGAGAAGATTGTCTCAAGAAATGCTAAGGAGTTATATCAGTATGATTTGGTATTTGACTGAATTTAGAAGGGAAGTCTTACAATGATTTCCAGATTTTTGGTTTAGGTTGACGAGTGACTGGGATATCATTAAATAAAATGAGGAACATGCAAATGAGAGGCAAGTTTGAATGAGAAGACGAGTTGAAGGGTGATTTTAGTTTTTGCCATAGTGAGTTTGAGGACCAGGTGGGGTACTTCAGGGGACAGAGCTTGCAGGTACTCAAACTTCTGAAACTCTGGAGAGATATCAAACCTGGGGATACAGAGTTGACTGTCACTAACCTAAAGGCTCTAGAAGTTGAGTGGACAAAATGTCTAGGGGTGGGCTTAGGCAGCAAGGAGAGCAAAGGGCAGATGATGGACTCCTGGGTGAGCATTTAAGAGCAAATGCAGGAGGAGACTGATATATAATGATCAGAAAATCAAAGGGAGAAGCTGAAGAGAGTTCTGtcagagaaaagaagggagaagtgGCCACCAGTGCCTCGTGCAGAAAGGCCCAATAAGATGTTGGATGTGGTCACATGAGAACATTGGTAATTCATGAATGCAGCTTTGGTGGGGATAAGGACGAGTTGCAGGCCATGAAGAATTTTAGGGAAGTGAGGAAGTCAAGGTGATTTAGACAACACTTTAAAGAAGCATgtttagaaagagaagaaaggaggggaagAGTGCATGGGTATTATAGGACATAGGATGAAGGGAGGGGTTAAGTATATTGCATCAGTTGAGGGAAAATGGTCAGTAGGAAGAAAGGAGGGGTTAAAGATACAGGAGAGAAATTAtcttttattgagtgcttataaCACTGTGGGACTTAGGTTGAACATCTTACATATATTACTTAATTTTCAGCAGAGTATTATGAAGTAAATAccaatgttttcattttacaaatgaggacatTGAGGCTTGGAGAGCCTATTTAACTTAATTGTCCATTATCTCATAGTCGGTATTGATAGGCTTGGGTGTTCTTAGGTCTGCCTGTTTTTTAACCAAGATCTATAAGAGGACAGAAAGGGATGAGTTCAGGCGTGCAAGCACAGAAATtgatcttgaaaaagaaagtcGTATCTCCCAAACTAGGCTGAATTACTTGAAGACAAAGACTTTGTCTTTATCTCTCTTGCTGTTGTGCAGAGCATAGTTTTGTATGTAGTAAAAGTTTGTTGGATGAGTAGATGAATGAAAGGATAAAAGAGCCATAATTAATTTTTGAGAATTGGTCAAAGTGAAGCCCTTTTTGCAGAAGTGTTCATCGATTTATCAGTCTTTCCATGGCTGCTTAGTCTAGTCTCACAGCAACCCAGTGAAATAGATGCtatccacattttacagattagCTGGTGATTCCCTATTTGGGGTTAAGTAGCTTACCTATGggtcttcctgggtggctcagtggtaaagtatcagcctgcaatgcaggagacccgggttcgattcctaggttggcaag
Protein-coding regions in this window:
- the TIMM8B gene encoding mitochondrial import inner membrane translocase subunit Tim8 B, whose amino-acid sequence is MAELGEADEAELQRLVAAEQQKAQFTAQVHHFMELCWDKCVEKPGNRLDSRTENCLSSCVDRFIDTTLAITSRFAQIVQRGGQ